In a single window of the Pseudochaenichthys georgianus chromosome 16, fPseGeo1.2, whole genome shotgun sequence genome:
- the LOC139435452 gene encoding uncharacterized protein has protein sequence MLKNTGRMAVRCPICNSSYRALSKHLQRNHGVRNLDERKILLLLANGRTNIRLHPCTILGCEYHGTRLDRHLARDHVELAREELHVVQNQMKMTVAKKELYELRMTNPTIEMITAWAVDTVADDDILSQPPPLSPVNECDNPDCKEWRLEANAVRAQRDIYAAEVKSLRCKLQQRIKDKRQRMDQRAGDMPAFDGEERERVILKKRPRPESTPTRLSKSKGPSCSKSPIPACSTSPIPACSTSPIPACSKSPTGSHTHSSSSSEPASIHTEASSTSPPINSPWFRGRGRGNIMRDITFPRIMEEYLQGYREHYAGIDPPVRLQENTVSKLSRVKSFLSFMAHGFNRLSDWLFLRDLKRIRGWSRSLMKSSLQVTTSDFYIKNISHFLKYMADTPCKGSRLSQTDMILINGK, from the exons atgctcaagaatacaggtcggatggcggtccgttgtccgatctgcaatagctcctaccgtgccctgagcaagcacctacagaggaaccatggtgtgcgtaacttggatgaaagaaaaattctgctgttgttggccaacggacggaccaacattaggctccatccctgtaccattctgggatgcgagtaccacggcacaaggctggatcgccacttggccagagaccatgttgagctggcccgggaggaactacatgtggttcaaaatcaaatgaaaatgacagtggccaagaaggagctttatgaactccgaatgacaaaccccacaatagaaatgattaccgcttgggctgttgacacggtggcagacgacgatatactgtcacaacctccacccttgtccccggtgaatgaatgtgacaacccggactgcaaagaatggaggctggaggctaacgcagtgagggctcagcgggacatatatgctgctgaggtgaaatccctgcgctgcaagttgcagcagaggataaaggacaagcgacagaggatggatcagcgggccggggacatgcccgcgttcgatggggaggaacgagagcgggtcattctgaagaaacgaccccgaccagagtcgacaccaacgaggctgtccaagtcgaaaggtccctcctgcagcaagtctcccattcctgcctgcagcacgtctcccattcccgcctgcagcacgtctcccattcccgcctgcagcaagtcccccactggctctcacacccattcatccagctcctcagagcctgcatccatccataccgaggcctcgtcaacctcccctcccataaattccccctggttccggggcaggggccggggaaatataatgcgggacataacattcccacggatcatgg aggagtatctgcaaggataccgggagcattatgcaggtatcgacccaccagtgaggctccaggaaaacacagtctccaaactaagcagagtgaagtcgttcctcagtttcatggcacacggtttcaatcgcctgtctgactggctctttttgagggatctcaagaggatacgcgggtggtcccggagcctgatgaagtcaagccttcaggtcacgacctccgacttctacatcaagaatatatcacactttctcaagtacatggccgacacaccgtgcaaggggagcaggctcagccaaaccgacatgattttaatcaacgggaagtag
- the LOC139435453 gene encoding uncharacterized protein produces MLKNTGRMAVRCPICNSSYRALSKHLQRNHGVRNLDERKILLLLANGRTNIRLHPCTILGCEYHGTRLDRHLARDHVELAREELHVVQNQMKMTVAKKELYELRMTNPTIEMITAWAVDTVADDDILSQPPPLSPVNECDNPDCKEWRLEANAVRAQRDIYAAEVKSLRCKLQQRIKDKRQRMDQRAGDMPAFDGEERERVILKKRPRPESTPTRLSKSKGPSCSKSPIPACSTSPIPACSTSPIPACSKSPTGSHTHSPSSSEPASIHTEASSTSPPINSPWFRGRGRGNIMRDITFPRIMEEYLQGYREHYAGIDPPVRLQENTVSKLSRVKSFLSFMAHGFNRLSDWLFLRDLKRIRGWSRSLMKSSLQVTTSDFYIKNISHFLKYMADTPCKGSRLSQTDMILIKREVVAILKSLKRKVLIHQMQVKRDKMEGLPSHNDLMTCLTSTTTRIPQLLDVMASNPTTATRTLLYGYMTLHWSCIYGHRPGVYSNMTNAEVRKADTTGTAFGYLVHVSNHKTANAFGEAQLYLTVEEFGWMKRWLEIKGTLTCTQSRYFLYTEGKNPFRKLAYSLRLAWADVGLRSPINFTDLRTVHADNAKRFQDKGNRQRVSDFMCHNTATADKFYANNPSLKEAADIRLLFTQSLQAAAAASTAAAAAGNEDTFAGIDIDSDNSGEEHSPAPYQDSLPRHVPKRDQSLAEHNPSDMGEERVPYSAPTSPTVASDQLVNMQCVVVISPLVNTLYPV; encoded by the exons atgctcaagaatacaggtcggatggcggtccgttgtccgatctgcaatagctcctaccgtgccctgagcaagcacctacagaggaaccatggtgtgcgtaacttggatgaaagaaaaattctgctgttgttggccaacggacggaccaacattaggctccatccctgtaccattctgggatgcgagtaccacggcacaaggctggatcgccacttggccagagaccatgttgagctggcccgggaggaactacatgtggttcaaaatcaaatgaaaatgacagtggccaagaaggagctttatgaactccgaatgacaaaccccacaatagaaatgattaccgcttgggctgttgacacggtggcagacgacgatatactgtcacaacctccacccttgtccccggtgaatgaatgtgacaacccggactgcaaagaatggaggctggaggctaacgcagtgagggctcagcgggacatatatgctgctgaggtgaaatccctgcgctgcaagttgcagcagaggataaaggacaagcgacagaggatggatcagcgggccggggacatgcccgcgttcgatggggaggaacgagagcgggtcattctgaagaaacgaccccgaccagagtcgacaccaacgaggctgtccaagtcgaaaggtccctcctgcagcaagtctcccattcctgcctgcagcacgtctcccattcccgcctgcagcacgtctcccattcccgcctgcagcaagtcccccactggctctcacacccattcacccagctcctcagagcctgcatccatccataccgaggcctcgtcaacctcccctcccataaattccccctggttccggggcaggggccggggaaatataatgcgggacataacattcccacggatcatgg aggagtatctgcaaggataccgggagcattatgcaggtatcgacccaccagtgaggctccaggaaaacacagtctccaaactaagcagagtgaagtcgttcctcagtttcatggcacacggtttcaatcgcctgtctgactggctctttttgagggatctcaagaggatacgcgggtggtcccggagcctgatgaagtcaagccttcaggtcacgacctccgacttctacatcaagaatatatcacactttctcaagtacatggccgacacaccgtgcaaggggagcaggctcagccaaacggacatgattttaatcaaacgggaagtagttgccatcctgaagtccctgaagagaaaagtacttatccaccagatgcaagtgaagcgtgacaagatggaaggtctgccgagccacaacgacctaatgacatgcttgacttcgaccaccactcgcatccctcagctcctggatgtgatggccagcaatccgactaccgcgacccggacactgctctatgggtatatgactcttcattggagctgcatttatggccaccgtccgggggtctactccaacatgaccaacgccgaggtccgaaaggcggatacaactggcactgccttcggctacctggttcat gtaagtaaccacaagacggccaacgcgttcggggaggcgcagctgtacctcaccgtagaagaatttggatggatgaagaggtggctggaaattaagggtacgctgacctgcacccagagccgttactttctgtacacagaggggaagaacccgttcaggaagcttgcctactccctgaggttggcatgggctgatgtggggctccgcagtcccattaacttcaccgacctccgcacagtccacgccgataatgcgaagaggtttcaagacaaaggcaaccgccaaagagtgagtgatttcatgtgtcacaacactgcaactgcggacaaattttacgcgaataatccttctttgaaggaggctgcggacattcggttgctcttcacacagtcacttcaagcagcggcggcggcatcgacagcagcagcagcagcgggaaatgaagacacttttgcgggtattgacatcgacagtgacaactctggagaggagcacagcccggctccctaccaagactccctaccaagacatgtcccgaagagggaccagtcactggccgaacacaacccctcagacatgggtgaagagagggtgccatactctgccccaacttcacccactgttgccagtgatcaacttgtaaatatgcagtgtgttgttgtaatcagtccccttgtaaatacgttatatcctgtttga